Below is a window of Deltaproteobacteria bacterium DNA.
GTAAAGTGGAATTCTGTTTTAATTTCATCTGCATTGAATAAACACCCCACCATAAACTTGCGCGATTTACAATCAAAGATGAAGGCGTAAACGTGATTATTCTTGATTTTGGCCTGAGTCTCGAGATCCTTATCGCACTTGCACCTGTCCTTGAAAATACCACAATAACGGGGCTTTCAAGCTTATCCGCCATACTACATGCTGCAACGCTAACCGCATCATATATATTATTAACGGCACTGTTATCAGAGCCCTGATCAAGCCATTCTTTGTACGGAAGAACCTGCGCGGTTCTGGTCAATACGTCATCCATTATCCGGACAGATTCCTGTGCATATTTTCCGATCGCTGTCTCCGCTGACAGCATAACAGCATCGCTACCTTGATAAACCGCTTCTGCAACATCGCTAACCTCTGCCCTTGTTGGCAACGGGTTTTCTATCATACTTTCAAGCATCTGTGTTGCTGTAATAACCGGCTTTCCATACATCCTGCTTAATGACACGATCCTGCGCTGGGCAATAGGTACATCGGCCAAAGGTATCTCGACCCCCAAATCTCCGCGCGCTACCATTACCCCATCGGACGCCTTAATAATCTCTTCAAGGTTTGTCAATGCCTCGTGCTTTTCAATCTTCGCTACTATAAATATATCTTTATACCCGTAATCTTTTGTTTTTTTTCTTATTAGTCCAATGTCATTTGCACTCCTTACAAATGATACCGCCACCATATCTATCCCGTGACTTAATCCGAATTTTAAAGATTTTAAATCCTCTCTCGTTACCGACGGCGTGTTAAGAATAACTCCCGGGACATTTATTCCTTTACCGGAACTGAGCGGCCCTCCATGTTCTACTCTGCATTGCACCTGGATACCTGTCACACCCGTTACACTTAATCTAATAGCACCATCATTTAAAAATATCTTATTACCCTTTTTTACATCTCTTGATAGACCGCTGTATGTTATATTGATAATATGATTTGAGATGTCTGCCTTTTCCGGAGAGAGAATAATAAATTCTCTGTCTTTTAACACCACACCTTTACCGATATCACCTACCCTGATCTTCGGTCCCGGTAGGTCCTGCAGTATTGCTATGTGTTTACCCGTATCGGTGGAAACGGTTCGTATATTCTTTATCCATTTCTTAAAAGTGGCGTAACTCCCATGCGAGAAATTCAACCTCGCCACATCCATACCCGATTTGGCAAGCCCTGTAATCGCATGCATATCTCCTGAAGCAGGTCCTATTGTACACACAATTTTTGTCTTTCTTTCCATATCTAACATTTCCCTGATGAGCCAAAAACTCCTATTCTGTTAAGCACCATATCTTTTACTGCTTGCCTCCCAGCACCAAGGATCTCTCTGAGATCAAAAACCCCGG
It encodes the following:
- the pyk gene encoding pyruvate kinase — translated: MERKTKIVCTIGPASGDMHAITGLAKSGMDVARLNFSHGSYATFKKWIKNIRTVSTDTGKHIAILQDLPGPKIRVGDIGKGVVLKDREFIILSPEKADISNHIINITYSGLSRDVKKGNKIFLNDGAIRLSVTGVTGIQVQCRVEHGGPLSSGKGINVPGVILNTPSVTREDLKSLKFGLSHGIDMVAVSFVRSANDIGLIRKKTKDYGYKDIFIVAKIEKHEALTNLEEIIKASDGVMVARGDLGVEIPLADVPIAQRRIVSLSRMYGKPVITATQMLESMIENPLPTRAEVSDVAEAVYQGSDAVMLSAETAIGKYAQESVRIMDDVLTRTAQVLPYKEWLDQGSDNSAVNNIYDAVSVAACSMADKLESPVIVVFSRTGASAIRISRLRPKSRIITFTPSSLIVNRASLWWGVYSMQMKLKQNSTLLIKDAIRYLTRRRLVKNNDSIVFVASSTNSEPGSTNMVEVLKIKKKI